The genomic DNA ATACAATTGCATACTATAGTACAGCTTTCCTGTAAGGTCAATACGTCCGTAATGCTTTTTAATGTCTGGGTGGTCACGGGAATCGAACCCGCTATCGTGGCATTGCAAGggtcatgctctaccaactgagccgtGCTTGGACCGCCAATAAACACCGTTccattccatccctctctcccccaggtcCGCAACACAACTGGTTGAAGGACTTTGTGTTGATGGTATCTATAGTGATCGGGGTGGGGGGCTGCTGGTTCGCTTATATCCAGAACAAGTCTTCCCGGGTCCACATGGGTCAGATGATGAAGGACTTGGAGAGCCTGCAGAGTGCTGAGCAGAGCCTCATGGACCTACAGGGACGGTACGTAACCTAGTAGTTTTTATTAAGGTTTTATAAAGGGTtcgtatactgtatatagatgttACAGGTATTGTTCTGACCTCACTAGAACACCTAGCCACCTTGTTAAAAGATTTCGATCTCTTTGTGTAACATCTTAGGCATTGGACTGGGCCCAGGGTTCGGGTGTATTAAGTGAAGTTGGTTGTTTTTGGATGGTGAAGATGACTTTGTCAGGTTTTCATGGCTCTCCCCAGGTTGGAGAAGGCCCAGGAGGAGAACCGCACAGTGGCGGTGGAGAAGCAGAACCTGGAGCAGAAGATGAGAGACGAGATCAGTGGGGCCAAGAAGGAGTCGTACCGTCTCCGCGAACTCCGCCAGGGGGCCGAGTGTGAGCTCAGCCGCCTCAAATACGCAGAGGAGGAGCTGGTGCAGGTAGGAACCATTGAGAGTGTGTCGCATGTCCTTAAGGTTGCAAAACTACCGGTTATTTACCAAAGTAACCAGAATGTTTACTAATTTTGGTAACAAACAGGTCTTTTATGGAAACCGGTAATTTAATTTTGTagtttttattaggatcctcattagctAACGCCATAATTAACACGACATGACAAACAACCACATTCAAGACTTCAAACATTCAAAAGTAGACAATACAGATAATTAAAATACCTGACAGGAAACACATTTAAACTTCTTATGGATcaaatcccgttagcgggatcgatttggcaACATCCGGTGAAAATGCAGAGCGAGAAATTTAACCAaaattattagaaatatttaactttcatacttTCACAAGTGCAATACTCCAAATgaaaacttcttgttaatccagccaccgtgtcagatttcaaaaaggctttacggcgaaagcaaaccatgcgattatctgaggacagcacccgaTCAAACAAACACAcgacaatcatatttcaacccgccaggcgcgacacaaaactcagaaataacgatataattcatgccttacatttgaagagcttcttctgctggcactccaatatgtcccacaaatggtccttttgttcgattaagtccatttccatttatttggcgcgtttcaTTCAGAAAAACAAcggttccaactcgcccagcatgactacaaaatatctaataagttacctgtaaactttgtccaaacatttcaaacaactttcctaatccaactttaagtattttaaaacgtaaataatctataaaatttaagacgggataaactacgttcaatagcggataaaatgAGCGAGCTTCAGGTCACGAAACAAAAGACTACACTAGGCTATACACCCAGAAAGgaaagggctacttcttcatttctcaaaagaaaaacatcaaccaattcctaaagactgttgacatctagtggaagctataggaactgcaagcatatTTCTATTAAAACGGGCTTGCCATAGGAAACCAATGGAAAACAGATTGACCTAAAACAAAAAAAtccctggatggattgtgctctgggtttcgcctgccaaatcaattatgttatactcacagacaatattcaAACAGTTATAGAAACTTcagtattttctatccaaatctactgataatatgcatatcctagcttctgggcctgagtagcaggcagtttactttgggcacacttttcatccggatgtgaattattattattttttac from Oncorhynchus masou masou isolate Uvic2021 unplaced genomic scaffold, UVic_Omas_1.1 unplaced_scaffold_6064, whole genome shotgun sequence includes the following:
- the LOC135536376 gene encoding stromal interaction molecule 2-like; translated protein: FIREDMKQQQTNKHSNLHREDQHITVEELWKGWKTSEVHNWTTEDTVQWLKESVELPQYKDRLQRVRINGNTLPRLAANEPWFMSGQLKILDQRHKQKLNLKALDAVLFGPPSRPQHNWLKDFVLMVSIVIGVGGCWFAYIQNKSSRVHMGQMMKDLESLQSAEQSLMDLQGRLEKAQEENRTVAVEKQNLEQKMRDEISGAKKESYRLRELRQGAECELSRLKYAEEELVQVGTIE